A single uncultured Acetobacterium sp. DNA region contains:
- a CDS encoding glutamate mutase L yields MKANTIVFDIGSTYTKAVAYHLVKGRLTWLGSGQSATTLEDVAIGARQAEEMVIAQGIVLDQMVNRYSSCSAAGGLRMVAMGYMPKVTAKAAKEVAMTAGARVMEVISVDEPPEYREEVLHEIRPDIILLAGGTDNGDETSALENARIICKVKGKAMVIVACNRNAQKKVAKLLDEAGISNVRVPNIIPTIHELNTKQAREAIHSQFINQIVNARGVKNFCGTLNNKAVIPTPGAIFCASELLAKGLYEKKGMGSLMLIDIGGATTDIHSAIPELEELKLEERGLVINNEKQFSYRTVEGNLGMRVSVNGVLEAIGAQTLRKLIDQSIEVSEAEIIDYIEKVEEMTDYIPQNENEKKLDQAIAICAIHLAIRRHAGMYAKEDDAVMGVMAGTAIGRDLRHIKNIVCAGGVFVNATNEDRETIVQDAFENPGNSLLPIDKPRVVFDDHYLMFSLGVLSKWFPDEVLDFMLKYWNIQ; encoded by the coding sequence ATGAAAGCAAATACGATCGTTTTTGATATTGGCAGCACCTATACAAAAGCAGTGGCCTATCATTTAGTAAAAGGCCGATTGACCTGGTTAGGATCAGGACAATCGGCAACAACGCTGGAAGACGTGGCAATCGGGGCTCGTCAAGCCGAAGAAATGGTCATCGCCCAGGGCATTGTCCTTGATCAGATGGTCAATCGCTATAGCTCCTGCAGTGCGGCCGGGGGGTTACGAATGGTTGCCATGGGTTATATGCCTAAGGTGACTGCTAAGGCCGCCAAAGAAGTGGCAATGACGGCTGGCGCACGGGTGATGGAGGTCATTTCAGTTGACGAACCACCGGAATATCGGGAAGAGGTTCTTCATGAAATCAGACCGGACATCATTTTGCTGGCCGGTGGCACCGATAACGGTGACGAAACCTCGGCCTTGGAGAATGCCAGAATTATCTGTAAGGTTAAAGGCAAAGCGATGGTCATTGTTGCCTGCAACCGCAACGCTCAGAAAAAAGTTGCAAAACTGCTGGATGAAGCTGGAATTTCAAATGTTCGGGTACCGAACATCATCCCCACAATTCATGAACTCAATACTAAACAAGCCCGGGAAGCCATTCACAGCCAGTTCATTAATCAAATTGTCAATGCCCGGGGGGTCAAGAATTTTTGCGGAACCTTAAATAATAAAGCGGTCATTCCCACCCCCGGAGCTATTTTCTGTGCCAGTGAATTATTGGCCAAGGGACTCTATGAAAAAAAAGGGATGGGCAGTCTGATGCTGATTGATATTGGCGGCGCCACCACCGATATCCACTCCGCCATTCCCGAGTTGGAAGAACTGAAATTGGAAGAACGGGGATTGGTGATCAATAATGAAAAACAATTCTCCTATCGAACCGTGGAAGGAAATCTGGGGATGCGGGTCAGTGTCAATGGGGTGCTTGAAGCCATTGGTGCGCAAACGCTGCGGAAGCTGATTGATCAATCGATTGAGGTATCAGAGGCAGAGATTATTGACTACATTGAAAAAGTGGAAGAAATGACCGATTATATTCCGCAGAATGAAAATGAAAAAAAGCTTGATCAGGCCATTGCGATTTGTGCCATTCATCTGGCCATCCGTCGACATGCTGGCATGTATGCCAAAGAAGATGATGCGGTGATGGGGGTGATGGCAGGAACGGCAATTGGCCGGGATTTGAGACATATAAAAAATATCGTTTGCGCCGGTGGCGTTTTTGTCAATGCTACCAATGAGGATAGAGAAACGATTGTTCAAGATGCTTTTGAAAACCCCGGTAATTCACTGCTGCCTATCGATAAGCCCAGGGTGGTCTTTGATGATCACTATCTGATGTTTTCGCTGGGCGTACTAAGCAAATGGTTTCCCGATGAAGTACTGGATTTCATGCTGAAATACTGGAATATTCAATAA
- a CDS encoding PrpF domain-containing protein → MSDQFRIPCVIMRAGTSKGIFLKENDLPADQAKRDQIILRIFGSPDIRQIDGLAGADPLTSKLAIIGSPTHPEADVDYTFAQVSIGDTTVDYNGNCGNISSGVGPFAIDESFVKAIEPKTKVCIHNTNTGKLLYAEVEVEDGKAKVSGDFKIDGVPGTNAAELMDFTGTAGAATGKVLPTGNVVDTIKTSKGELKVSIVDVANPCVFIHAADVKMKGTETPAEIDGDPELLAYLEEIRSQCCVMIGMAKDTKEATEKSPAFPMIAFVREPADYIDFTSGNAIKADEVDLVSRLMYMQVLHKTYAGTATACTGAAAKIDGTIVNQVLRKTASDTVRIGHPAGVIPVVSVVNGQTIEKVALIRTARRIMEGYVYIEKAKLK, encoded by the coding sequence ATGAGTGATCAATTTCGTATACCATGTGTCATTATGAGAGCAGGAACGAGTAAAGGGATTTTTCTGAAAGAAAATGATTTGCCCGCCGATCAGGCCAAGAGGGATCAAATTATCCTGAGGATTTTTGGAAGTCCGGATATCCGTCAGATTGATGGACTGGCAGGCGCTGATCCATTGACCAGCAAGCTGGCTATTATTGGCTCCCCGACCCATCCCGAAGCTGATGTGGATTACACTTTTGCCCAGGTTAGTATCGGTGATACCACCGTGGATTACAACGGAAACTGCGGTAATATTTCCTCTGGCGTGGGGCCATTCGCGATTGACGAATCTTTTGTCAAAGCCATTGAGCCAAAGACAAAGGTATGCATCCACAATACCAACACCGGCAAACTACTGTACGCCGAAGTCGAAGTTGAAGATGGCAAAGCAAAGGTCAGTGGCGACTTCAAAATCGATGGCGTACCGGGAACCAATGCCGCTGAGCTGATGGACTTTACTGGCACCGCCGGTGCCGCCACCGGTAAGGTATTGCCGACCGGAAATGTGGTGGATACCATTAAAACCAGTAAAGGCGAGCTTAAGGTTTCCATCGTTGATGTTGCTAATCCCTGTGTTTTCATCCACGCTGCAGATGTTAAAATGAAGGGAACCGAAACCCCGGCCGAGATCGATGGCGATCCCGAGCTGCTGGCTTATCTGGAAGAAATACGATCTCAGTGTTGTGTCATGATTGGAATGGCAAAAGATACTAAAGAAGCTACAGAAAAATCGCCGGCCTTTCCGATGATTGCTTTTGTCAGAGAACCGGCCGATTACATTGACTTTACCTCGGGCAATGCCATCAAGGCTGATGAAGTGGATCTTGTTTCACGGCTAATGTATATGCAAGTGTTACACAAAACCTACGCCGGCACGGCCACTGCTTGTACCGGTGCAGCAGCAAAAATCGACGGCACCATTGTTAATCAGGTGCTCAGAAAAACAGCATCCGATACTGTCAGAATCGGTCATCCAGCAGGGGTTATCCCGGTAGTTTCGGTGGTAAATGGCCAGACCATTGAAAAAGTGGCACTGATCCGTACGGCCAGACGAATCATGGAAGGCTATGTTTATATTGAAAAAGCAAAACTGAAATAG
- a CDS encoding cobalamin-dependent protein (Presence of a B(12) (cobalamin)-binding domain implies dependence on cobalamin itself, in one of its several forms, or in some unusual lineages, dependence on a cobalamin-like analog.) encodes MQEKTKRIIKEDIESVRAFSDCFGVEMPDLDENGEVVGLPAPYPREVAGVTRSGYRIYALSQKAKERGWPIQNPILGRNSAKETYEETQNMYVYADKFDETLFHFVHAEATRHIDPLKGRELINQSRGKGGITPKGEREFIAMGGGAKHPVRINATGDTPHLSIINALIAGFDGTDIGPVIHVHFGGRGIHDYKTKVVNGYKAIQICAENNIFVQLDSHKHLNNIGGTDGMALAMCLLSEGLAVHAELPWELSAIQMNVAGINIYADLAVMAAFREACQSKSIIVVPETFQNPPQNLIAEAAHFSRMAVTAKLGGADFYRPKAAESVGIPTGDSMGQAIWGTEDVFKNIYNPDIQSPVIDVRKAEIINEALAVLEAALKVSDLSLEQINDDFWRQWSDEELIELIVTAGKNGVLDSQRAAGWDLKRHVVVNRDKDGITRYVKGYTPLGVDSTRCAQSEQDVKVCVEKAPTRTEKIVLATVGADAHVNGINVIREAFQEAGYDVVYLRGMNLPESVAEVAAEVNADAVGVSNLLGLGMVLFPRVSKRLEELGLRDKIVVCAGGRIAEKEEEHRYYEDKIKNEGSGFMSIDGFFGPDSSPEECVRLIGEMIDNKNK; translated from the coding sequence ATGCAGGAAAAAACGAAACGCATTATCAAAGAGGATATTGAGTCCGTTCGCGCTTTCAGCGATTGTTTTGGGGTTGAAATGCCTGATCTGGATGAAAACGGCGAAGTTGTCGGACTACCGGCGCCTTATCCCCGGGAAGTTGCCGGTGTTACCCGCAGTGGCTACCGTATTTACGCGCTGTCCCAAAAAGCCAAAGAAAGAGGCTGGCCAATCCAAAACCCTATTTTAGGCCGAAACTCTGCAAAAGAAACCTATGAAGAAACCCAGAACATGTATGTCTATGCGGACAAATTTGACGAAACTCTTTTTCATTTTGTCCATGCCGAAGCAACCCGTCATATTGATCCTTTAAAAGGAAGAGAACTGATCAATCAGTCGCGCGGCAAAGGCGGGATTACCCCTAAAGGTGAACGGGAATTCATCGCTATGGGTGGTGGTGCCAAGCACCCAGTGCGGATCAATGCCACTGGGGATACCCCTCATTTGTCAATTATCAATGCCCTGATTGCCGGCTTTGACGGCACCGATATCGGCCCAGTGATTCATGTTCATTTTGGTGGTCGAGGTATTCACGACTACAAGACGAAGGTGGTCAACGGTTATAAAGCGATCCAGATTTGTGCCGAAAACAATATTTTTGTCCAATTGGATTCCCATAAGCATCTTAATAATATTGGTGGCACTGATGGTATGGCTCTGGCCATGTGCCTGCTCTCTGAAGGACTGGCCGTTCATGCTGAGCTACCATGGGAATTATCAGCGATTCAGATGAATGTGGCCGGGATTAATATTTATGCCGATCTGGCGGTGATGGCGGCATTTCGAGAAGCCTGCCAGAGCAAGTCGATCATTGTTGTTCCTGAAACGTTCCAGAATCCGCCGCAAAACCTGATTGCCGAAGCGGCTCATTTCTCACGAATGGCGGTTACCGCAAAATTGGGGGGAGCCGATTTTTACCGACCCAAGGCGGCTGAATCAGTCGGAATCCCCACCGGTGATTCGATGGGACAGGCGATTTGGGGGACAGAAGATGTATTTAAAAACATTTATAATCCCGATATCCAGTCACCAGTTATTGACGTCCGTAAAGCGGAAATTATCAATGAAGCACTGGCAGTTCTAGAAGCCGCATTAAAAGTGTCCGATCTGAGTCTAGAACAAATCAATGACGATTTCTGGCGGCAATGGTCCGATGAGGAACTGATCGAACTAATAGTAACGGCCGGTAAGAACGGTGTACTCGACAGCCAGCGGGCGGCCGGCTGGGATCTGAAACGCCATGTCGTCGTTAATCGCGATAAGGATGGGATCACCCGTTATGTCAAAGGTTACACCCCCTTGGGAGTGGATTCCACTCGTTGTGCTCAAAGCGAGCAAGATGTCAAAGTTTGTGTCGAAAAAGCACCAACCCGCACAGAAAAAATCGTTTTAGCTACCGTTGGTGCTGATGCCCACGTCAATGGCATCAATGTTATCAGGGAGGCTTTTCAGGAAGCCGGTTATGATGTTGTCTATTTAAGAGGCATGAATCTGCCGGAAAGTGTGGCCGAAGTGGCGGCTGAAGTCAATGCCGACGCCGTTGGTGTTAGCAACCTGCTCGGTTTGGGGATGGTACTATTCCCGCGGGTCAGCAAACGGCTGGAAGAACTGGGACTGAGAGATAAAATAGTGGTCTGTGCCGGCGGACGGATTGCCGAAAAAGAAGAAGAACACCGTTACTATGAAGACAAGATCAAAAATGAAGGCAGTGGCTTTATGAGCATCGATGGTTTCTTTGGACCAGACAGTTCACCAGAGGAATGTGTTCGATTGATCGGTGAGATGATCGATAATAAGAACAAATAG
- a CDS encoding amino acid synthesis family protein encodes MALEPKIRKIVTTIEEVRFEGFEELVKPITTVSVAAVIKNPFAGGYKENLEELSEVGEWLGDYLSKIAAAHLDGKIETYGKGAIIGLDGELEHGAAILHPKLGKPMRDAIGGGKSIIPSAKKAGPAGTALDVPLHFVDAAFVRTHYGAMEVRLHDAPKCDEIVVALVFSNGGRPHPRIGGLTIAEAKCEDGLR; translated from the coding sequence ATGGCACTTGAACCAAAGATCAGGAAAATTGTAACAACCATCGAAGAAGTTCGCTTTGAAGGATTTGAAGAGCTTGTTAAACCGATAACCACCGTTTCGGTAGCAGCCGTTATCAAAAATCCTTTTGCCGGAGGATATAAAGAAAATCTTGAAGAACTGAGTGAAGTCGGTGAATGGTTGGGGGATTATTTAAGTAAAATCGCCGCCGCACACCTGGACGGAAAAATTGAAACCTATGGCAAAGGTGCCATCATCGGGCTGGATGGCGAGCTTGAACATGGCGCTGCGATCCTCCATCCCAAATTAGGAAAACCGATGCGCGATGCCATCGGTGGCGGAAAGTCAATTATTCCTTCAGCTAAAAAAGCTGGCCCAGCTGGTACTGCACTGGATGTGCCATTGCATTTTGTTGACGCCGCCTTTGTCAGAACCCATTACGGCGCCATGGAAGTCCGTCTCCATGATGCCCCTAAATGTGATGAAATCGTCGTTGCATTAGTGTTTAGTAATGGCGGTCGACCCCATCCAAGAATCGGTGGACTGACGATTGCCGAAGCAAAATGTGAAGATGGTCTGCGCTAG
- a CDS encoding amidohydrolase family protein — MSKTVIKNIGKIVTGDIDNPVLQADTIIIEDNLIAAIGGSELLADLEVATIIDANGATVTPGLFDTHVHVSGGDFAPRQKTLDFIGSALHGGVTTMISAGEAHFPGRPKDPAGAKALAITISKSYYNAPPSGVKVHGGAVILEKGLTEADFIEMKAQGVWLVGEVGLGSIKKPEDAAPMVEWAHKYGFKVQMHTGGTSIPGSSTVTADDVIKTKPDVVSHINGGPTSISPAEADRIMDETDFAMEIVQCGNPKMADYVAKRAKEKNQLGRLIFGNDAPSGTGLIPLGILRNLCQIASLADIAPEITVCMATGNSARVYGLNTGMITVGKEADLVIMDAPMGSVAKDAMGAIAVGDIPGISMVLINGKVVVNVSRNTPPANRQAKTL, encoded by the coding sequence ATGAGTAAAACGGTTATTAAAAATATCGGGAAGATTGTTACAGGTGACATTGACAACCCGGTTTTACAGGCAGATACGATTATTATTGAAGACAATTTAATTGCGGCAATCGGTGGAAGCGAATTATTGGCGGATCTGGAAGTGGCGACCATCATTGACGCCAACGGAGCTACCGTAACTCCGGGGTTGTTTGATACCCACGTTCATGTCAGTGGCGGCGATTTTGCGCCACGACAGAAAACTCTTGACTTCATCGGTAGTGCACTCCATGGCGGCGTCACCACGATGATCTCAGCCGGAGAAGCCCATTTTCCGGGACGGCCCAAAGATCCGGCCGGAGCCAAAGCCCTGGCGATTACCATCAGCAAGTCCTATTATAATGCCCCGCCTTCTGGGGTTAAAGTTCATGGCGGCGCAGTGATTCTGGAAAAGGGACTGACGGAAGCAGATTTTATTGAAATGAAAGCTCAGGGCGTTTGGCTTGTCGGTGAAGTGGGACTGGGAAGCATCAAGAAACCAGAAGATGCCGCACCGATGGTCGAGTGGGCTCATAAATACGGCTTTAAAGTTCAGATGCACACTGGTGGCACCTCAATTCCGGGCAGCTCCACGGTAACCGCAGACGATGTCATCAAGACTAAGCCGGATGTTGTCTCCCATATCAATGGCGGCCCCACATCCATTTCCCCCGCTGAAGCTGACCGCATCATGGATGAGACTGATTTTGCGATGGAGATTGTCCAGTGCGGCAATCCTAAAATGGCCGATTATGTCGCAAAACGAGCCAAAGAAAAGAACCAGCTGGGCCGTTTAATCTTTGGCAATGATGCCCCTTCGGGAACCGGGCTGATTCCCTTGGGGATACTGCGAAACCTGTGTCAGATTGCTTCGCTGGCAGATATCGCTCCGGAAATCACCGTCTGTATGGCTACCGGTAATTCAGCCAGGGTTTACGGGCTGAACACTGGTATGATAACGGTCGGAAAAGAAGCGGATCTGGTCATCATGGATGCGCCAATGGGATCAGTGGCTAAGGATGCGATGGGCGCCATTGCAGTTGGGGATATTCCCGGCATCAGCATGGTGCTGATTAACGGGAAAGTGGTTGTCAACGTTAGTCGCAACACACCACCAGCCAATCGACAAGCAAAAACACTGTAA
- a CDS encoding molybdopterin cofactor-binding domain-containing protein yields the protein MKKRGRGVGSMWYGIGNTGLPNPAAAFVEVLGDGTANLMFGAADIGQGSGTTMAQIAAEALGISYEKVRVTWGDTRVTPDGGATSASRQTLITGNAVLKACEQAKATLADVAAAYLGCPPRELDFSQNTVTKFGDATVTMTYQTLMAEMKTAGKMAVGAGYYNPTTTTLDPGDMSGIPYEVYSYATTICEVEVDTETGEVDVLKVVSAHDVGQTINQSMVEGQIEGGTVMGQGFVLMEEIEVSEKDGSIKNPIFSKYIIPSNLDVPEIYPILVESEGGPGPFGAKGVGEPALIPIIPAIVSAIEDALEVRFTKLPVFPKDIVAAVKKKEANTQNGTN from the coding sequence TTGAAAAAAAGAGGTAGAGGTGTCGGAAGTATGTGGTACGGCATCGGTAACACCGGTCTTCCTAATCCGGCCGCTGCTTTCGTGGAAGTTTTGGGTGACGGAACGGCCAATTTGATGTTTGGCGCAGCGGATATCGGCCAGGGTAGTGGAACAACGATGGCACAGATTGCCGCTGAAGCGCTGGGAATTTCCTATGAAAAGGTACGGGTAACCTGGGGCGATACCCGGGTAACTCCGGATGGCGGTGCCACATCGGCGTCCCGACAGACCTTAATTACCGGCAACGCCGTTTTGAAAGCCTGCGAACAGGCCAAAGCAACACTAGCCGATGTGGCGGCGGCCTATCTGGGCTGCCCGCCGCGGGAGTTGGATTTTTCTCAAAATACAGTTACAAAATTTGGCGATGCGACGGTTACCATGACATATCAGACCCTGATGGCAGAAATGAAGACCGCTGGAAAAATGGCAGTGGGAGCCGGTTATTATAACCCGACCACCACCACCCTTGATCCTGGCGATATGTCGGGGATTCCATATGAAGTCTATTCCTATGCCACTACCATTTGTGAAGTGGAAGTGGATACCGAAACCGGCGAGGTCGATGTGTTGAAGGTGGTGTCGGCTCATGATGTGGGACAAACCATCAACCAGTCGATGGTTGAAGGACAGATCGAAGGCGGGACTGTAATGGGACAGGGTTTTGTATTGATGGAAGAAATTGAAGTCTCAGAAAAAGACGGTTCGATAAAAAATCCGATTTTCTCTAAATATATTATTCCCTCAAATCTGGATGTGCCAGAGATTTATCCGATTCTGGTGGAAAGTGAAGGCGGACCGGGTCCATTCGGTGCCAAAGGTGTGGGCGAGCCGGCTCTGATTCCGATTATTCCGGCGATTGTATCGGCCATCGAAGACGCCCTGGAGGTGCGGTTTACCAAACTGCCGGTTTTCCCCAAGGATATTGTCGCGGCAGTAAAAAAAAAAGAGGCAAACACCCAGAATGGCACCAACTAA
- a CDS encoding molybdopterin cofactor-binding domain-containing protein: MTKEYAVIGKSPVKVDALEKVLGTTKFAADYSLPEMLYGGVFRSTVPHATIKNLNLEKAKALDGVEAVLDYHAIPGKNRFGIIIKDEPCLVDDKIRRYGDALAVVAARSPEILKEALALIEVDYEELEAVFTFERALEVDAPIIHGTTNIHQVKHLECGDVDAAFEKCDIIIENTYSTHRLSHMFIEPDAGIAYYDDDGLITVVASTQNPHYDRNEVASLLALPYNQVRVIQAATGGGFGGKLDISVQCHCALLTFHTRKPVKIVRSRSESTMVSSKRHPMTIKAKTGATRDGMLLALEVQMTGDTGAYASYGPAVITRAMAHCTGPYNIPNVRADATFVYTNNPMGGAFRGFGVPQVAVCHEGQMNQLARELGIDPIEIRIKNAHQIGSQLPTGQILENSVGFIETLEKARAKAEEVM, encoded by the coding sequence TTGACTAAAGAATATGCAGTGATTGGAAAGAGCCCGGTCAAGGTCGATGCCCTGGAAAAAGTTCTGGGAACCACTAAATTTGCCGCGGATTATAGCCTTCCCGAGATGCTGTACGGAGGGGTGTTCCGAAGCACCGTTCCCCATGCCACCATCAAAAACCTCAATCTGGAAAAAGCTAAGGCCCTGGATGGGGTGGAGGCGGTGCTCGACTATCACGCCATTCCCGGGAAAAACCGTTTTGGTATTATTATAAAAGATGAACCCTGTCTCGTGGATGACAAGATCCGCCGGTATGGTGACGCTCTGGCGGTGGTTGCGGCAAGGAGTCCGGAGATTTTAAAAGAGGCACTGGCGCTGATTGAGGTTGACTACGAAGAGCTTGAAGCGGTTTTCACCTTTGAGCGGGCACTGGAAGTGGATGCTCCGATTATTCACGGCACCACCAATATTCATCAGGTCAAGCATCTGGAATGTGGCGATGTCGATGCGGCCTTTGAAAAATGTGACATCATTATTGAAAACACCTATTCGACTCACCGACTCAGCCATATGTTTATTGAACCGGATGCCGGGATTGCCTATTACGATGATGATGGGCTGATAACGGTCGTAGCCTCTACCCAGAATCCTCATTATGACCGCAATGAAGTGGCCAGCCTTTTAGCGCTGCCCTACAATCAGGTGCGGGTGATCCAGGCAGCTACCGGCGGCGGTTTTGGCGGCAAGCTTGATATTTCGGTGCAATGCCATTGTGCGTTATTGACTTTTCATACCAGAAAACCGGTGAAAATAGTGCGTTCCCGCAGTGAATCGACGATGGTTTCGTCGAAACGTCATCCGATGACCATTAAAGCGAAAACCGGCGCCACCCGTGATGGGATGCTGTTGGCTCTGGAAGTTCAGATGACTGGTGATACCGGAGCCTATGCTTCCTACGGCCCGGCGGTGATCACCCGAGCCATGGCTCATTGTACTGGGCCTTACAATATCCCCAATGTTCGGGCAGATGCCACCTTTGTTTATACCAATAATCCCATGGGTGGCGCCTTCCGCGGTTTCGGAGTGCCGCAGGTAGCGGTTTGTCACGAAGGCCAGATGAATCAACTGGCGCGCGAGTTGGGTATTGATCCCATTGAAATAAGAATTAAAAATGCGCATCAGATCGGCAGTCAGCTGCCCACTGGTCAGATCCTGGAAAACAGCGTAGGTTTCATCGAAACCCTGGAAAAAGCCCGGGCTAAAGCTGAGGAGGTGATGTAA
- a CDS encoding (2Fe-2S)-binding protein, with protein sequence MNKILISLNLNGEDRCIEVYPNRRVVDLLREDFKLTSVKEGCSEGECGACTVIFNGDVVTTCCMLAGQADQSKIITLEGLTQDGELDVLQQCFLDEGAVQCGYCTPGMILTAKALLMKNPAPTETEIKVAMSGNLCRCTGYEKIHAAVKSAVGIYKRKMEIGGEAID encoded by the coding sequence ATGAATAAAATTTTAATTTCTTTAAATTTGAACGGTGAAGATCGGTGTATTGAAGTCTATCCCAATCGTCGGGTGGTCGATTTATTACGAGAAGATTTTAAATTGACCAGCGTGAAGGAAGGCTGTTCCGAAGGGGAGTGTGGCGCCTGCACCGTGATCTTTAACGGTGATGTGGTAACCACCTGCTGTATGTTAGCTGGTCAGGCCGATCAGTCGAAAATTATTACTCTGGAGGGTCTGACCCAAGACGGTGAACTGGATGTACTGCAGCAGTGTTTTCTCGATGAAGGAGCGGTTCAGTGCGGCTATTGTACCCCGGGCATGATCTTAACCGCCAAGGCATTGCTGATGAAAAATCCAGCGCCAACGGAAACGGAAATAAAGGTGGCGATGTCTGGCAACCTCTGCCGCTGCACCGGCTATGAAAAAATTCATGCAGCGGTAAAAAGTGCCGTTGGAATTTATAAACGCAAGATGGAAATAGGGGGTGAAGCAATTGACTAA
- a CDS encoding FAD binding domain-containing protein: MRAFDFFAPTSIDETKALLFQYGESASILAGGTDIVIEMNEGHTRPEVVIDIKKLKDLEYIRIDGDQIRIGALTTFSMITSHPLIKERVRVLYQAASKVGSPQIRNLGTIGGNLATSSVAGDGVSAMMTLNAAVVLESIGGKRTMPLAKFLDGKGVSNRNALLADEILTEVFFTMPDDHTATAFYKLAKRKSLAISVIGAGMLVQVDGDGICIKASMRGGCLARYPLHFKEAEAHLLGKKITRNLLEETLPMLHDAVYESAKSRPWSVFYKKESVQGVYRKLFDPILEQLNGNAYE, translated from the coding sequence ATGAGAGCATTTGATTTTTTCGCACCGACAAGCATTGACGAAACGAAAGCGTTGTTATTTCAATATGGAGAATCAGCATCGATCCTGGCTGGTGGCACCGACATTGTCATTGAAATGAATGAAGGTCATACCAGGCCGGAGGTGGTGATTGATATCAAAAAACTCAAGGATCTGGAATATATCCGAATTGATGGAGATCAAATCCGGATTGGGGCATTGACGACATTCTCAATGATTACCAGCCATCCGTTGATTAAAGAGCGAGTCCGGGTTTTATATCAGGCCGCCAGCAAAGTCGGATCACCGCAGATCAGAAATCTGGGAACTATCGGCGGCAATCTTGCCACTTCATCGGTGGCTGGTGACGGAGTCAGTGCGATGATGACTTTGAACGCTGCAGTGGTGCTAGAAAGCATCGGCGGCAAGCGGACGATGCCGCTGGCCAAATTCCTTGATGGTAAAGGCGTCAGCAACCGGAATGCGCTGCTAGCTGATGAAATTTTGACGGAAGTGTTTTTTACGATGCCTGACGATCATACAGCTACGGCTTTTTACAAATTGGCCAAGCGAAAATCGCTGGCTATTTCGGTGATCGGTGCCGGGATGTTGGTGCAGGTGGATGGCGACGGTATTTGTATCAAGGCCTCGATGAGAGGCGGCTGTCTGGCACGGTATCCACTACATTTTAAGGAAGCAGAAGCACATCTGCTGGGCAAGAAAATCACCAGGAATTTACTGGAAGAAACCCTGCCGATGCTCCATGATGCAGTCTATGAAAGTGCTAAAAGCCGTCCGTGGTCGGTTTTTTATAAAAAAGAAAGTGTTCAAGGTGTTTACAGAAAACTGTTTGATCCCATTCTTGAGCAATTAAATGGTAACGCATATGAATAA